One window from the genome of Rhodococcus sp. ABRD24 encodes:
- a CDS encoding 3-hydroxybutyryl-CoA dehydrogenase, with protein MTSEKIQRVGVIGAGIMGSGIAEVCARAHVDVLVFEQTRELAAAGRSRILRSLDRGVSSGKITEREREQAAWRLRFTSDLGDFADRQLVVEAVLEDEKVKSEIFTELDSIVTDPDAVLASNTSSIPIMKLGISTKAPERVIGMHFFNPVPVLPLVELVTTLKTSPAVSERAEAFASEVLGKQVVRSADRSGFVVNALLVPYLLSAIRMVESGFATKEDVDKAMVLGCAHPMGPLALTDLVGLDTVKSIADSMYEEFKEPLYSAPPLLLRMVEAGLVGKKSGAGFYEYADNGRVTKKAS; from the coding sequence GTGACCAGCGAAAAGATTCAGCGCGTCGGCGTGATCGGCGCCGGCATCATGGGTTCCGGAATCGCCGAGGTGTGCGCTCGTGCACACGTCGACGTGCTGGTGTTCGAGCAGACCCGCGAGCTCGCGGCAGCCGGACGCTCCCGCATCCTGCGTTCGCTCGACCGCGGCGTGAGTAGCGGCAAGATCACCGAACGTGAGCGGGAGCAGGCTGCCTGGCGGCTGCGCTTCACGTCCGATCTCGGCGACTTCGCAGACCGGCAGCTCGTTGTGGAGGCCGTTCTCGAGGACGAGAAGGTCAAGAGCGAGATCTTCACCGAACTCGACTCTATTGTCACGGATCCGGACGCGGTGCTCGCATCGAACACGTCCTCGATCCCGATCATGAAGCTGGGCATCTCGACGAAGGCGCCTGAGCGCGTTATCGGCATGCACTTCTTCAATCCGGTTCCCGTCCTACCGCTCGTCGAGCTGGTCACCACGCTCAAGACCAGCCCCGCGGTGTCGGAGCGGGCGGAAGCCTTCGCGAGTGAGGTGCTCGGCAAGCAGGTCGTGCGCTCGGCGGACCGTTCAGGTTTCGTCGTCAACGCGCTCCTGGTGCCGTACCTGCTCTCCGCAATTCGGATGGTGGAATCCGGTTTCGCCACCAAGGAAGACGTCGACAAGGCGATGGTGCTCGGATGTGCGCACCCGATGGGTCCGCTCGCGCTGACCGATCTGGTGGGACTTGACACCGTCAAGTCGATCGCCGACTCGATGTACGAGGAGTTCAAGGAGCCGCTGTACTCGGCACCGCCACTGCTGCTGCGGATGGTCGAGGCAGGGCTCGTCGGCAAGAAGTCGGGCGCCGGCTTCTACGAGTACGCCGACAACGGCCGTGTCACCAAGAAGGCAAGTTAG
- the aceA gene encoding isocitrate lyase, translating into MSTTGTPKTAEQIQQDWDTNPRWKGITRSYTAEQVTKLQGTVVEEHTLARRGSEILWDLVNNEDYINSLGALTGNMAVQQVRAGLKAIYLSGWQVAGDANLSGHTYPDQSLYPANSVPAVVRRINNALLRADEIAKTEGDTSVSNWLAPIVADAEAGFGGALNAYELQKAMIAAGAAGVHWEDQLASEKKCGHLGGKVLIPTQQHIRTLTSARLAADVADVPSVIIARTDAEAATLITSDVDERDREFLDGTRTAEGFFGVKNGIEPCIARAKAYAPYADLIWMETGVPDLEVAKKFAEAVRSEFPDQLLAYNCSPSFNWKAHLDDATIAKFQKELGAMGFKFQFITLAGFHSLNYGMFDLAYGYAREGMTAFVDLQEREFKAAAERGFTAIKHQREVGAGYFDTIATTVDPNTSTAALKGSTEEGQFH; encoded by the coding sequence ATGTCGACCACCGGAACCCCGAAGACCGCAGAGCAGATCCAGCAGGATTGGGACACCAATCCGCGCTGGAAGGGAATCACGCGCAGCTACACGGCCGAGCAGGTCACCAAGCTCCAGGGCACCGTCGTCGAGGAGCACACCCTCGCTCGCCGCGGCTCGGAGATCCTCTGGGACCTGGTGAACAACGAGGACTACATCAACTCGCTCGGCGCCCTCACCGGCAACATGGCGGTCCAGCAGGTCCGTGCCGGGCTCAAGGCCATCTACCTGTCCGGTTGGCAGGTCGCCGGTGATGCGAACCTCTCCGGCCACACCTACCCGGACCAGAGCCTCTACCCGGCCAACTCGGTTCCGGCCGTCGTGCGCCGCATCAACAACGCCCTCCTGCGCGCCGACGAGATCGCCAAGACCGAGGGTGACACCTCGGTTTCCAACTGGCTCGCTCCGATCGTCGCCGACGCCGAGGCAGGCTTCGGTGGCGCGCTCAACGCTTACGAGCTGCAGAAGGCCATGATCGCCGCCGGCGCCGCCGGCGTGCACTGGGAGGACCAGCTCGCGTCGGAGAAGAAGTGCGGCCACCTCGGTGGCAAGGTGCTCATCCCCACGCAGCAGCACATCCGCACCCTCACCTCCGCGCGTCTGGCTGCTGACGTCGCCGACGTCCCGTCGGTCATCATCGCCCGCACCGACGCCGAGGCCGCGACCCTCATCACGTCCGATGTCGACGAGCGCGACCGCGAGTTCCTCGACGGCACCCGCACCGCTGAGGGCTTCTTCGGCGTCAAGAACGGCATCGAGCCCTGCATCGCTCGCGCCAAGGCCTACGCCCCCTACGCCGACCTCATCTGGATGGAGACCGGCGTGCCGGACCTCGAGGTCGCGAAGAAGTTCGCCGAGGCCGTCCGCAGCGAGTTCCCGGACCAGCTGTTGGCCTACAACTGCTCCCCGTCCTTCAACTGGAAGGCGCACCTGGACGACGCGACCATCGCGAAGTTCCAGAAGGAGCTCGGCGCGATGGGCTTCAAGTTCCAGTTCATCACCCTGGCCGGCTTCCACTCGCTCAACTACGGCATGTTCGACCTGGCCTACGGCTACGCCCGCGAGGGCATGACGGCCTTCGTCGACCTGCAGGAGCGCGAGTTCAAGGCTGCTGCGGAGCGCGGCTTCACCGCCATCAAGCACCAGCGTGAGGTCGGCGCCGGCTACTTCGACACCATCGCCACCACTGTCGACCCCAACACCTCGACGGCTGCTCTCAAGGGCTCCACCGAAGAGGGCCAGTTCCACTAG
- the ramB gene encoding acetate metabolism transcriptional regulator RamB → MSKTFVGARLRQLRTERGLSQAALAKTLDISASYLNQIEHDVRPLTVPVLLRISEVFGVDTTFFSSQDDTRLIAELREVALDNDMGIDADAQEIAEMVSSHPGLAKAMVNMHRRYRNTTAQLAAATEDRFSDGSGSGSITMPHEEVRDYFYQRQNYIHDLDTAAEELTARMRFHRGDIAEGIARRLENVHDVQIVRRIDLGENVLHRYDPETRVLEISPHLSGGQQVFKFATELAYLECADLLRKLVDEGNFTSDEARSLAMLGLANYFAAATVLPYGQFHEIAEDFRYDIERLSAFYAISYETICHRLSTLQRPKQRGVPWSFVRVDRAGNMSKRQSATGFHFSSSGGTCPLWNVYETFAYPGKIMTQIAQMPDGRNYLWVARTVERRASRYGQPGKTFAIGLGCELRHASRVVYAEGLDLGGGTTTPIGAGCRVCERMNCPQRAFPPLGKELDINEHRSSVSPYTIR, encoded by the coding sequence ATGTCCAAGACCTTCGTCGGCGCACGTCTACGACAGCTCCGTACCGAACGCGGCCTCAGTCAGGCCGCACTCGCGAAGACGCTGGACATCTCCGCCAGCTACCTCAACCAGATCGAGCACGACGTGCGCCCGCTGACGGTGCCGGTGCTGCTGCGGATCAGCGAGGTATTCGGGGTCGACACCACATTCTTCTCGTCTCAGGACGACACCCGGTTGATCGCGGAACTACGCGAGGTCGCGCTCGACAACGACATGGGCATCGACGCGGATGCACAGGAGATCGCGGAGATGGTGTCCTCACATCCGGGTCTGGCGAAGGCGATGGTGAACATGCACCGGCGCTACCGCAACACCACCGCGCAACTTGCCGCCGCCACCGAGGACCGTTTCAGCGACGGCAGCGGGAGCGGCTCGATCACGATGCCGCACGAGGAAGTCCGCGACTACTTCTACCAGCGTCAAAACTACATTCACGACCTGGATACCGCGGCCGAGGAGCTCACCGCGCGAATGCGCTTCCATCGCGGCGACATCGCCGAGGGCATCGCCCGACGCCTCGAGAACGTGCACGACGTCCAGATCGTACGGCGTATCGACCTCGGCGAGAACGTGCTGCACCGGTACGACCCGGAGACACGGGTCCTGGAGATTTCACCGCACCTGTCCGGCGGGCAGCAGGTGTTCAAGTTCGCGACCGAACTCGCTTACCTCGAGTGCGCCGATCTACTGCGCAAGCTCGTCGACGAGGGCAACTTCACCTCCGATGAGGCGCGCTCGCTCGCGATGCTGGGTCTGGCGAACTACTTTGCGGCCGCGACAGTGCTGCCCTACGGCCAATTCCACGAGATCGCGGAGGACTTCCGCTACGACATCGAACGACTCTCAGCGTTCTACGCGATCAGCTACGAGACCATCTGCCACCGGCTCTCGACGCTGCAGCGCCCCAAGCAGCGCGGAGTGCCGTGGTCGTTCGTCCGGGTGGATCGGGCGGGAAACATGTCGAAGCGACAGTCCGCCACCGGGTTCCACTTCTCATCGAGCGGCGGGACCTGCCCGCTGTGGAACGTGTACGAAACATTCGCGTACCCCGGCAAGATCATGACGCAGATCGCGCAGATGCCGGACGGTCGCAACTACCTGTGGGTGGCCCGCACCGTGGAGCGTCGCGCATCGCGGTACGGCCAGCCCGGTAAGACGTTTGCGATCGGCCTCGGCTGCGAACTGCGGCACGCTTCCCGTGTCGTGTATGCAGAGGGCCTCGACCTGGGCGGCGGCACGACCACTCCCATCGGCGCCGGCTGTCGCGTGTGCGAACGAATGAACTGCCCGCAGCGCGCCTTCCCGCCTCTGGGCAAGGAACTCGACATCAACGAGCACCGAAGCTCGGTCTCGCCGTACACAATTCGCTGA
- the urtA gene encoding urea ABC transporter substrate-binding protein, with the protein MPTFSKRALTAPAALAALGLVLAGCGSKASDTTADAAGATESCVDTSGNTIKVGSLNSLSGTMAISEVTVRDSITLAVEEINNSGGVLGKQVQIVAEDGASEPTVFAEKAEKLISSDCVAAVFGGWTSSSRKAMLPVFEDRNSLLYYPVQYEGLEDSPNIFYTGATTNQQIVPALDYLKEKGVTSLYLVGSDYVFPQTANRIIKAYAAANGIEIKGEDYTPLGSTDFSTIVNKVRTANADAVFNTLNGDSNVAFFREYSNVGLKAADMPVVSVSIAEEEVGGIGVANVDGQLTAWNYYQTVDSPANKKFVDAYQARYGANKPTSDPMEAAYTSVYLWKNTVEKAGSFGVTDIQAAADGVTFQAPEGLVTIDGDNHHITKTARIGEIRGDGLIYTVWESDGPIQPDPYLANYEWAAGLSGSGS; encoded by the coding sequence ATGCCCACCTTCTCCAAGCGTGCTCTCACCGCCCCCGCCGCCCTCGCCGCGCTCGGTCTGGTCCTCGCCGGTTGCGGCAGCAAGGCCTCCGACACCACCGCCGATGCCGCCGGCGCCACAGAATCCTGCGTCGACACCTCGGGGAACACGATCAAGGTCGGCTCCCTGAACTCACTGTCGGGCACGATGGCGATCAGCGAGGTCACCGTCCGTGACTCGATCACCCTCGCCGTCGAGGAGATCAACAACTCGGGCGGCGTGCTGGGCAAGCAGGTCCAGATCGTGGCCGAGGACGGCGCATCGGAGCCGACGGTGTTCGCCGAGAAGGCCGAGAAGCTCATCAGTAGCGACTGTGTCGCAGCAGTTTTCGGCGGGTGGACGTCGTCGAGTCGCAAGGCGATGCTGCCGGTCTTCGAGGACCGGAACTCGCTGCTCTACTACCCCGTCCAGTACGAGGGCCTCGAGGATTCACCCAACATCTTCTACACCGGCGCCACCACCAATCAACAGATCGTGCCGGCCCTGGACTACTTGAAGGAGAAGGGCGTCACGTCGTTGTACCTGGTGGGCAGCGACTACGTGTTCCCGCAGACCGCGAACCGCATCATCAAGGCGTACGCCGCGGCCAACGGCATCGAGATCAAGGGCGAGGACTACACGCCACTCGGCTCCACCGACTTCTCGACCATCGTCAACAAGGTCCGCACCGCGAACGCCGATGCCGTCTTCAACACCCTCAACGGTGACTCCAACGTGGCATTCTTCCGCGAGTACTCCAATGTGGGACTGAAAGCCGCTGACATGCCGGTGGTCTCGGTGTCCATCGCCGAGGAGGAAGTGGGCGGTATCGGTGTCGCGAACGTCGATGGCCAGCTGACGGCGTGGAACTACTACCAGACAGTCGACTCGCCGGCGAACAAGAAGTTCGTCGACGCGTACCAGGCCAGATACGGCGCGAACAAGCCCACGTCCGATCCGATGGAGGCGGCCTACACGTCGGTGTACCTGTGGAAGAACACTGTGGAGAAGGCCGGTTCGTTCGGGGTTACCGACATCCAGGCCGCCGCCGACGGCGTCACCTTCCAAGCGCCCGAGGGCCTCGTCACCATCGACGGCGACAACCATCACATCACCAAGACCGCTCGTATCGGCGAGATCCGTGGCGATGGACTGATCTACACCGTATGGGAGTCCGACGGCCCGATCCAGCCCGACCCGTACCTCGCGAACTACGAATGGGCAGCGGGGCTGTCCGGCTCCGGTAGCTAG